The segment ACAGTTTTAAACCACGATGTCACTCTGTAGACCCTTTACCCTCAACCACTCTcagtagaaaaaatagaattccGCAGATGCGAACTTCCCCAGTCTCTCCTTTGCCTACTTCAAAACTTATCTATAATGGCACTTGTCCCCCCTCCTTTGCACACTTTCCAGGAAGAGCTGCTCTTTCTTTCTAAGGCTACAATTTCTTTCCTTAGGtgtgattttttgtttcttccacaaGTTTTTAAACTTTCAGTTATCTTTGCCTCCTCTTGCTTCTTTCGCATAAactcacttcatcctaaaactaAACCAAATATCCAAAAACATTTCTGTGTATCTTACCCTTTCTAAAGGTTTctgcttctcccttcttccttaaCAGTCCAAACACAGCTTCTACTTCAAGCCCTTGCCATAGCTGCCTGGTACGCTGTAATGGCCTTGCCCTCCGCCACTCACTGACACTGCCGTTGCTAAAAGGAAGTCAACGTTGTCCTAATGACAAAATCCAGttgcctcattcttttaaatcttaCGTACCAGCAGCCATTGCCTTGACTTCTAGAATGTGCGATCTGGTTCTACGTGTCTGCTCGCCTCCGTCCAAATGTTAAATTGACTATTCCTCAGGGTTATCATTTTTTGTCACATCACataatctttctttgttttgtcatCTGCTTCTGAGTCCAAACAACAGGTAAGAGAGACCCAATTTAGAAGTGTTTTAGCAAAGTTTTTCTATTCGTGATATGTACAAGTTCAAAATATCACAAGAAATGATTTAAGAtgttattctttgaaaaataaatttacttcaATTTGTAAATATTACGTGTGAAGGTCGTTACAGACAAGAAGCTTTTAGGGGAGaggagtagaaaaaaaaattactctttttccAGAAAAGTTTTTCATTACTTGTTAATAGTTTAAATTTAGGTGAAAGTTATGGAGCATATTATTTGAATTTGTAGAGAATTTTGACATTTTACAATTCAGTTCTGTTTTAGACCAACTGGTTTTatcaaaaacaaatttgaaaaataaataaataaatataaattgcaaaaataaatgcaatactACGAAACTGATAAAGTAAGCACACTAGCTGTGAAAGCAAAGCAGGTGAGTCTATAAAGGGATATGGTTAGTTACTAACGGTACTAAGATGACACCACATTTGTAGCTCTGCTATTTGTCTTAGAAAAAGCTTTTGAGAATACAGAAGTTTTTagtaactttattttctaaaaatccatcctataaatgtttttttctgcaccttcacttctttaaaaatgaacagaaacaaagacaaaagctTATCTCGATACAGGTTTAGAGTGAGGCAAATTCACCTTTTAAAGTGTTAAGATCACCCAGGAGAAGCTCTGCGCTTGGCCGCTGAGAAGCACTGGCCCTCCAGCAGCCCTGGATCATCCTGCCAAGTCTTCTCCCAAGGATGGAGTCCGTGAAGACAGCTGCCGAGAGAGACGGCCGCAGATTATAGGCCACTACAGCATACAGCACGTACTGACGCTCCCCTGAGTAAGGCATCTCCTTGGTCGTCATCTGCCAGAGAGTGATGGCAAAAGAATAGATGTCCGCTTTGGGCGTTAGGGTTTCTCCTCTCAGAAGCTCTGGGGCTCGGTGGGTGTATGTGCCGCCCAGGTGGTAAGGAGCAGTCTGGCAGCAGGGCACATCTTCCAGCTTCTCGGAGCAACCAAAGTCACCAATTTTGCAGACATCCTGCTCGCTGATCAGAATGTTAGCTGGCTTCAGGTCCAAGTGCACAATGCTTTGTGAGTGGAGGAAAATCAGGCCGTTCACGACATCTAGGGAATACTTCAGACACTTTCCCAAATTTAACTGCTCTCCGGCACAGCAGCGAGGCTGGGCCTCCTCTTCCTCAGGGCAGCTCGTAGCACCGTATATGACTTGGTGTAAAGTGACATTGCCACCAAACTCCATGATTATGGTGCCTAGACTTTCAAAACCCGCAGGGGTGCGCGTGCTGGCAGCCACAACCTGCACGATGTTGTCATGGCGAAGCCTTGCTATGTTGAGCTCAGCCCAGAAACTGCGCTGGGATGCCAGTCGGTTCTTGGTGCGCTTGTTCACTTGCTTTATGGCCACCGGCACCCCATGATAAGTTGCCTTGTACACGGAGCCAAACCCGCCAGCTCCCAGCCTCTGCAGGAAGCACACCTGTTCCCAGTCAATGGAGCACCAGGCCAGCCGGCGTGGCAGCCGTGGGGCCCTGGGCGGGGTGCCGCCCAGGGAGAGCTTGCCCGCCTTCCCcggcagctgggaggggctgctgcAGGGCCGCGAGTCCACCGAGGGAGAAAACTCGCCCGGGAGGTAAGGGGGTCGCGGAAGAGGCGAGGGCATCGCGTCTTCAAAGTGGACCCCAGAGTGGCTCAGGGaagtgaaaagaacagaaaaaatctCGCGAGTTTGGAAGCATGACTGACCGACTATTCCTGTGCTCCACCCCAGcgtttttctcctcttccttcatcttcccGCAATGAGCCACATCTGGCTGTTCCTCAGCCAGGGTTTTTATCAGATGGGGGAAACAATCTGAACGAAGTACAAAAATCTCTTTCAGATGAAAGCATTTCCCTTCAACACTTAAAGTGGATTCTTATAAAAACAAGCTCTCGAGAAATGTTCACTAGATAAATAGCACTGAGCTGCCCGGGGACTCACCCTTCTTCTACACTGTGtctttaattataataaaataggCTTTTTTCAAGTCTCATCAGCTGAACACTATCAGTCCTCAGACTAAAGAGACTCCAATAGTACAATGAAATGATAACACTTTGCAGGCTATAATGATTGTCAGCGTTCTTCTCCAGCTGCATTAAATCACTTCCAGCAGTTATTGGCAGAAAGAGTTGAAATACGAACAGCTGATGTTTGTTTACCCGATTACAGGGATAATTAGGCGCAACATTCATATATGGATAAAAAATTGTAACCTTAAAGTAATCGATCCAAATAGAACCACTGATACAGGTCAAAACATACACCTCCTAAGTTCATCAGGGGAAAGGAAAATTCTCTGACACTCTATTCAGTTTATATAGCAAAGTAGCAGGACTTCTTAGCAACATGTCGACTTCCTAACAATCCTTGGGCTCCATGGCACTGTGGCCCACCCAGTGAGCTTACTTGCAAGAGTGAGTCTAGACTTCGCAGCAAATGAGTTACATAAGTTTTGAAACAGAGTTccgggagaaaaaaagaacaaaaatgattcAGAGCCATGATCAGAGCttcaaataataacaaatgtgAGAGAATCCTAGGAGAGGAAAAgtctgaagaaataaaaatggtacCGAACGTCTAATGCCTGTGTATAACGTGGAAAACCTGATGTTGAAATGAAATTCTGGGTCTGGCTGTCCAACCATcagttcttcctttctaatttttataataaaaaactaattttcattctatatctttagaaaaaagactgacaatattacccttcattaaaaaacaaaggaaaatgctaggatccacatttaaaaaaaatcaaatgattctGAAATCAAAAGTTCTATTCTGACACTCTATTTAGGTGACGCGTAACCACATTTTTATGATAGTATGTCTATGCTTCTGAAGTATATTGGTTCTGAGACGATGTTAATAAACACAAGCTGTTTATGTAAGCCATTGGAAGTCTGTTGAGCCCTAGGATAGTATTTCTAGTCCATACT is part of the Equus quagga isolate Etosha38 chromosome 16, UCLA_HA_Equagga_1.0, whole genome shotgun sequence genome and harbors:
- the MOS gene encoding proto-oncogene serine/threonine-protein kinase mos, coding for MPSPLPRPPYLPGEFSPSVDSRPCSSPSQLPGKAGKLSLGGTPPRAPRLPRRLAWCSIDWEQVCFLQRLGAGGFGSVYKATYHGVPVAIKQVNKRTKNRLASQRSFWAELNIARLRHDNIVQVVAASTRTPAGFESLGTIIMEFGGNVTLHQVIYGATSCPEEEEAQPRCCAGEQLNLGKCLKYSLDVVNGLIFLHSQSIVHLDLKPANILISEQDVCKIGDFGCSEKLEDVPCCQTAPYHLGGTYTHRAPELLRGETLTPKADIYSFAITLWQMTTKEMPYSGERQYVLYAVVAYNLRPSLSAAVFTDSILGRRLGRMIQGCWRASASQRPSAELLLGDLNTLKGEFASL